A genomic window from Eriocheir sinensis breed Jianghai 21 chromosome 9, ASM2467909v1, whole genome shotgun sequence includes:
- the LOC126995993 gene encoding uncharacterized protein LOC126995993, translating to MMAYRRRILCGFLVWVISTVAKCAPSSSSSSSSSSSSSSLQSSTPAPTHLSSLENLKGCWDEVDGLHNDSTNSSSPLLCPLGCGEVRVVVEGAWARVTGDDDDVESERLMQCLRQPPWTRGRLLQDVYWFTSREKDVIIYLGNASEVVLTWDYLTRAQKAVEVVIVAVMVVMLVAALLGNSLVLLTMLTSERSYALWVMRASLAASDLLRATTVMPLALHHTLSLMTQPEGLLDVKTRGGGVTFVGVVFWVTSLASVQSLAWLSVERVVLCGFPHCYRHLTAARVRGVLVLVWLLAVGIPIAILLLAQGRVTNFDVATKLTLLFPDGGAKAPAHAVFLGLRGYLAGLSMFTVTASVLAVWAFRARALKEDEDAKRHSPVSCIRRKEKDDRAVQSTMLLMLVTYLVSTPPFLLLLLLQPPLPSLPFMSHARDLRCFGTCWLFVFTSSWQWYVYNLRSDVFRRCVARMFLRCVFLPEGLKERLKVTATSDNALTLDWGHAWYEIHAFIRRKSTVGQSDAKGVGVEGVEACVVEGREQSGEGGREREP from the coding sequence ATGATGGCGTACCGAAGGAGGATTTTGTGTGGTTTCCTCGTCTGGGTTATTTCTACTGTGGCGAAgtgtgctccctcctcctcctcctcctcctcctcctcctcctcctcctcctccctccagtccTCCACACCTGCCCCAACACACCTGTCCTCGCTAGAAAACCTCAAGGGATGCTGGGATGAAGTCGACGGTTTGCACAACGACTCCACCAACTCTTCGTCTCCCCTGCTGTGTCCTCTTGGGTGTGGCGAGGTGCGGGTTGTGGTGGAGGGGGCGTGGGCGAGGGTGactggtgatgacgatgatgttgaaAGTGAGAGGCTGATGCAGTGTCTTCGTCAGCCACCCTGGACCCGAGGACGCCTTCTTCAGGATGTTTACTGGTTCACATCGAGGGAGAAGGACGTAATTATCTACCTGGGGAACGCCTCCGAGGTGGTGCTGACGTGGGACTACCTGACGAGGGCGCAGAAGGCCgtggaggtggtgattgtggcggtgatggtggtgatgctggtggcggCGCTGCTCGGGAACTCTCTCGTTCTCCTGACGATGCTCACCTCGGAACGCAGCTATGCCTTGTGGGTGATGCGTGCCTCCCTAGCCGCCAGTGACCTCCTCAGAGCCACTACCGTCATGCCCTTGGCCCTGCACCACACCCTCAGCCTCATGACGCAGCCTGAAGGCCTCCTGGACGTGAAAACAAGAGGGGGAGGCGTCACCTTCGTCGGGGTGGTGTTCTGGGTAACTTCGCTGGCGTCCGTGCAGAGTCTGGCTTGGCTGAGCGTGGAGAGGGTCGTGCTGTGCGGTTTCCCTCACTGCTACAGGCACCTCACCGCCGCCAGGGTCAGGGGCGTCCTGGTTCTGGTCTGGCTCCTCGCGGTGGGGATCCCCATCGCCATCCTCCTTCTCGCTCAAGGCCGCGTCACCAACTTCGATGTGGCCACGAAGCTCACTCTCTTGTTCCCTGACGGCGGCGCGAAGGCTCCCGCCCACGCGGTGTTCCTGGGGCTGCGTGGGTACCTGGCGGGGCTGTCCATGTTCACCGTCACCGCCTCCGTGCTGGCCGTGTGGGCTTTCAGGGCGAGGGCgctgaaggaggacgaggacgccAAGCGACACTCTCCAGTTTCGTGCATCAGGCGAAAGGAGAAGGACGACCGGGCAGTACAGTCCACGATGCTGCTCATGCTGGTCACGTACTTGGTCTCCAcgccgcccttcctcctcctcctcctcctgcagccgcccctaccttcccttcccttcatgagCCACGCCCGGGACCTGCGCTGCTTCGGGACCTGTTGGCTCTTCGTCTTCACCTCCTCCTGGCAGTGGTATGTGTACAACCTCCGCAGTGACGTTTTCAGGAGGTGCGTGGCGAGGATGTTTCTGCGGTGTGTCTTCCTGCCGGAGGGACTGAAGGAAAGGCTGAAGGTTACCGCGACCTCTGACAACGCCCTCACCCTCGACTGGGGACATGCCTGGTACGAGATCCACGCCTTTATCAGAAGGAAGTCGACAGTTGGACAGAGTGATGCGAAGGGTGTGGGCGTTGAGGGCGTGGAGGCGTGTGTGGTGGAAGGGCGTGAGcagagtggagagggagggagagagagagaaccctga